A genome region from Nocardiopsis exhalans includes the following:
- a CDS encoding efflux RND transporter permease subunit, giving the protein MSLANRALVLLITLAVLLFGVLAAVSSKRELFPEFSLPMVMVSGQYNGATPQVVEGQVTEPLEQALQGVEGINTISSTSSTGSAQIMAEFDYGRDQDALVRETQVAVDQISGMLPDDVSTSVMAMSTDMMPVMMLAASTENGDQQAMASSIENVLIPELESVPGVRSANLIGVPDQRVEVTPDEDELADAGVTTEDVSDALESSGLLMAGGTIDEDGRSLSVTTGDQLTTLDQIEDVWVQPSQGVDQSAAMPGAPPAPAPSPVQLSEVADVEMVTEDSSSIARLDGNPSVALMVMATPDGNTVEISEGVQGVLDERSDLLGDDINLSVVFDQAPFINDSITDMFEAGGYGLAAAVIVILVFMLSIRSTLVVAVSIPVSVLVAFIGIQAFGFTLNLLTLAAITIAIGRVVDDSIVVLENIRRHMDYGKERMTAAKDGVREVATAVASSSLATIAVFLPLAFVGGMVGEIFMPFAVTSSLALGGSLLVALTITPVLCYWFLRPAEVGDATREEVQRKAREREMRAPLQRAYLPVIRWITTKRKTATVLTLAASVLIFVGTLAMAANSETDWLGEAEENTYTVIQELDPGMSLEAADAEAVKVEEALAGMAWIDTYQVNIGGNPLMGGGGDQIDYTITADPDTDQLRNRDVLRDTFADLDTEYEPRLDSTGGMGGAGIEVRVTAEDQATLAEAAGMIEDELRGIDGADDVTSGISASQPALEVHVDAEEAAEFGLNEAMVGQTVAAAFNGQSVGNATIDDIRRDVVVLVQDAPQTVAELEELPIFTPAGQEIELGEVAEVTEVQQPPELTRIDGVTSTTVSANPTASDLGAVSMEITTALDGMDLPSGATASLGGVSQDQTEGFAQLGLALLAAIIICYLIMVATFKSLMQPLMLLISVPFAATGSLGLLMLTGTPIGAAALIGMVMLIGIVITNAIVLMDLINQNQKKGMELSQAIVEGARHRLRPILMTAAGTIAALIPMATGLAGGGAFISAPVALVVIGGLVTSTLLTLILVPVLYQLVEVRRHRREAKAAARYERRRAKLRAKAQAKAASNGSTAEGETGEAPEEKDGAGSEEPAEEPANK; this is encoded by the coding sequence ATGTCGCTCGCAAACCGGGCGCTGGTCCTCCTCATCACCTTGGCCGTCCTGCTCTTCGGCGTGCTCGCCGCGGTGTCGTCCAAGCGCGAGCTCTTCCCCGAGTTCTCCCTCCCGATGGTGATGGTCTCCGGCCAGTACAACGGCGCGACCCCCCAGGTGGTCGAGGGACAGGTCACCGAACCCCTCGAGCAGGCCCTCCAGGGGGTGGAGGGCATCAACACGATCTCCTCCACCTCCAGTACCGGCTCGGCGCAGATCATGGCGGAGTTCGACTACGGCCGCGACCAGGACGCCCTGGTCCGCGAGACCCAGGTCGCCGTCGACCAGATCTCCGGGATGCTCCCCGACGACGTCAGCACCTCCGTCATGGCCATGAGCACGGACATGATGCCGGTGATGATGCTGGCCGCCAGCACCGAGAACGGCGATCAGCAGGCGATGGCCTCCTCGATCGAGAACGTCCTCATCCCCGAGCTGGAGTCGGTCCCGGGCGTCCGCTCGGCCAACCTGATCGGAGTCCCCGACCAGCGGGTCGAGGTCACCCCGGACGAGGACGAGCTCGCCGACGCCGGGGTCACCACTGAGGACGTCTCCGACGCGCTGGAGTCCAGCGGCCTGCTCATGGCTGGCGGCACCATCGACGAGGACGGCCGCAGCCTGAGCGTCACCACCGGTGACCAGCTCACCACCCTCGATCAGATCGAGGACGTGTGGGTGCAGCCCTCGCAGGGCGTCGACCAGTCGGCCGCCATGCCCGGTGCCCCGCCCGCCCCTGCGCCCTCCCCGGTCCAGCTCTCCGAGGTCGCCGACGTCGAGATGGTGACCGAGGACTCCTCCTCCATCGCTCGCCTGGACGGAAACCCCAGCGTCGCGCTCATGGTCATGGCGACCCCCGACGGCAATACCGTCGAGATCTCCGAGGGGGTCCAGGGCGTGCTCGACGAGCGGTCCGACCTGCTCGGCGACGACATCAACCTGTCCGTCGTCTTCGACCAGGCGCCCTTCATCAACGACTCGATCACCGACATGTTCGAGGCCGGCGGCTACGGTCTGGCCGCGGCGGTCATCGTGATCCTGGTCTTCATGCTCTCCATCCGCTCCACCCTGGTGGTGGCGGTGTCCATCCCGGTGTCGGTCCTGGTGGCCTTCATCGGGATCCAGGCCTTCGGGTTCACCCTGAACCTGCTCACCCTCGCGGCGATCACCATCGCGATCGGCCGGGTGGTGGACGACTCCATCGTGGTGCTGGAGAACATCCGCAGACACATGGACTACGGCAAGGAACGGATGACCGCCGCCAAGGACGGTGTCCGCGAGGTCGCCACCGCCGTGGCCTCCTCCTCCCTGGCCACCATCGCCGTGTTCCTGCCGCTGGCCTTCGTCGGCGGCATGGTCGGTGAGATCTTCATGCCGTTCGCCGTGACCAGCAGCCTCGCCCTCGGGGGTTCGCTGCTCGTCGCCCTGACCATCACCCCGGTCCTGTGCTACTGGTTCCTGCGGCCCGCCGAGGTCGGCGACGCCACCCGCGAGGAGGTCCAGCGCAAGGCCCGTGAGCGGGAGATGCGCGCTCCGCTCCAGCGCGCCTACCTGCCGGTCATCCGCTGGATCACCACCAAGCGCAAGACCGCCACGGTCCTCACCCTGGCCGCGTCGGTGCTCATCTTCGTCGGCACCCTCGCGATGGCCGCCAACTCCGAGACGGACTGGCTGGGCGAGGCCGAGGAGAACACCTACACGGTCATCCAGGAGCTCGATCCGGGCATGTCCCTGGAGGCCGCGGACGCCGAGGCCGTCAAGGTCGAGGAAGCCCTGGCCGGGATGGCCTGGATCGACACCTACCAGGTCAACATCGGCGGCAACCCGCTGATGGGTGGAGGCGGCGACCAGATCGACTACACGATCACCGCCGATCCCGACACCGACCAGCTCCGCAACCGCGACGTCCTGCGCGACACCTTCGCCGACCTCGACACCGAGTACGAGCCCCGTCTGGACTCCACCGGCGGCATGGGCGGAGCCGGCATCGAGGTCCGCGTGACCGCCGAGGACCAGGCGACCCTGGCCGAGGCGGCCGGGATGATCGAGGACGAGCTGCGCGGGATCGACGGCGCGGACGACGTCACCAGCGGCATCTCCGCTTCGCAGCCGGCGCTCGAGGTCCACGTCGACGCTGAGGAGGCCGCCGAGTTCGGTCTCAACGAGGCGATGGTCGGTCAGACGGTCGCCGCGGCCTTCAACGGCCAGAGCGTCGGCAACGCCACCATCGACGACATCCGCCGCGACGTCGTCGTCCTGGTCCAGGACGCCCCGCAGACCGTGGCCGAGCTCGAGGAACTGCCGATCTTCACGCCCGCCGGGCAGGAGATCGAACTCGGCGAGGTCGCCGAGGTCACCGAGGTCCAGCAACCGCCGGAGCTCACCCGCATCGACGGCGTCACCAGCACCACGGTGTCGGCCAACCCGACCGCCTCCGACCTCGGCGCGGTCAGCATGGAGATCACCACGGCCCTGGACGGCATGGACCTGCCCTCGGGTGCCACCGCCAGCCTCGGCGGGGTCAGCCAGGACCAGACCGAGGGCTTCGCCCAGCTGGGTCTGGCGCTGCTCGCCGCGATCATCATCTGCTACCTGATCATGGTCGCGACGTTCAAGAGCCTGATGCAGCCGCTCATGCTGCTCATCTCGGTCCCGTTCGCCGCCACCGGTTCGCTGGGCCTGCTGATGCTGACCGGCACCCCGATCGGCGCCGCGGCCCTCATCGGCATGGTGATGCTCATCGGCATCGTGATCACCAACGCCATCGTGCTGATGGACCTGATCAACCAGAACCAGAAGAAGGGGATGGAACTCAGCCAGGCCATCGTGGAGGGAGCCAGGCACCGCCTGCGCCCCATCCTGATGACGGCCGCCGGTACCATCGCCGCACTGATCCCGATGG